One window of the Nitrospinota bacterium genome contains the following:
- a CDS encoding KamA family radical SAM protein: protein MEQWQKLLSNSVVKVEDLPFPIDGSEEYKEKLRKVANVFPIRINSYFLDQIKEQNDPLWKQVVPTLEELDDFISEEELLESDPLNEEGDMPVPELVHRYPDRVLLMINNHCPIICRFCTRKRKIGMPGIVTRETLRQGIEYIRNHPEIRDVILSGGDPLLVPDKELDRILGELRSIPHLEILRIGTRVPGTLPQRITENLCSILKKYHPLYFNMHFNHPDEITPEVEKACNMLADIGIPLGSQTVLLEGVNDNSAVMRELMLKLLKIRVKPYYIYQADMTLGTDHFRTTVEKGLDIIKDLQGHISGMGVPYFVIDTPGGGGKVRLLPDMVLEHNEKELVVKNYEGKVFRYPQPTQKTAKKETASSDSQKTESPADVCQLSI, encoded by the coding sequence ATGGAACAGTGGCAAAAACTCCTGAGCAATAGTGTTGTTAAGGTCGAAGACCTGCCTTTTCCTATTGATGGATCGGAGGAATACAAAGAAAAACTCAGGAAGGTAGCCAATGTTTTTCCGATTCGGATCAATTCCTATTTCCTTGACCAAATCAAGGAACAAAACGACCCTTTGTGGAAACAGGTGGTGCCCACATTGGAGGAGTTGGATGACTTTATCAGCGAAGAGGAATTGCTGGAATCGGACCCTTTGAATGAAGAAGGGGATATGCCGGTTCCGGAACTGGTGCACAGGTACCCGGACCGGGTTTTGTTGATGATTAACAACCATTGCCCCATCATTTGCCGATTTTGCACACGCAAGCGCAAAATCGGGATGCCCGGAATTGTCACCCGAGAAACCCTGCGTCAAGGGATCGAATACATTCGCAATCACCCCGAAATTCGGGATGTGATCCTGTCTGGTGGTGATCCTCTACTGGTTCCCGATAAAGAGCTGGACAGGATTTTGGGCGAACTGCGCTCGATTCCGCATTTGGAAATCCTGCGCATCGGCACCCGGGTTCCCGGCACGTTGCCACAGCGAATCACAGAAAATTTATGTTCCATTCTCAAAAAATACCATCCGCTTTATTTCAACATGCACTTCAACCATCCCGATGAGATCACCCCGGAAGTGGAGAAGGCCTGCAACATGCTGGCCGATATCGGGATTCCTCTCGGCAGTCAGACGGTTCTTCTGGAAGGCGTCAACGACAATTCCGCAGTGATGCGGGAACTCATGTTGAAGCTGTTAAAAATCAGGGTCAAGCCCTATTATATCTATCAGGCCGATATGACCCTTGGAACCGACCACTTTCGCACCACTGTGGAAAAAGGTCTGGACATCATTAAAGACTTGCAGGGGCACATCTCAGGAATGGGCGTTCCCTATTTCGTCATCGACACCCCAGGCGGTGGCGGCAAGGTGAGACTGCTTCCCGATATGGTTTTGGAACACAATGAAAAGGAACTGGTTGTAAAAAACTACGAAGGCAAAGTGTTCCGCTACCCCCAACCCACGCAAAAGACCGCAAAAAAAGAAACGGCATCTTCCGATTCCCAGAAAACGGAATCCCCCGCCGATGTCTGCCAGCTATCCATCTGA
- a CDS encoding CDP-alcohol phosphatidyltransferase family protein, whose amino-acid sequence MHKLPPDDRFFDLNEVWCFFNRRVIRVLYPLPVTANQITFLSLLMGLLAAGFYLSDFKYGLIWAAAFLYVKIFLDNVDGNLARIRGEVSRLGRFFDSLTDFVVTFAVYAAITFRLVQETQDPFFWTLGIFSLLSGLLHCSYFVFYLVNYTSMVGAYKMNRVREDITDEDRQADSRGESPDPGLGMQRLHVWLYGWQDRSVEMLDGVSQKLAEVTKKAGDQKNWYLDKRFLAWVSPLCLCTNNMILVVFSLLDRLETGLWVVLILGNAYLLAIQFWKIRHHPFKTS is encoded by the coding sequence ATGCATAAGTTGCCTCCCGATGATCGGTTTTTCGATCTGAACGAGGTCTGGTGTTTTTTCAACCGCCGGGTGATCCGCGTTTTATATCCCTTACCCGTTACCGCCAATCAGATCACTTTTCTGTCCTTGCTGATGGGGCTTCTGGCGGCGGGGTTTTATCTGTCGGACTTCAAGTATGGATTGATCTGGGCGGCGGCTTTTCTCTATGTAAAAATTTTCCTCGACAATGTAGATGGCAACCTGGCCAGGATTCGCGGCGAAGTGTCCCGATTGGGGCGGTTTTTCGATTCGCTCACCGACTTTGTGGTGACGTTTGCGGTTTATGCGGCGATCACCTTTCGTTTGGTGCAGGAGACACAGGACCCGTTTTTCTGGACCCTCGGCATTTTTTCCCTCTTGAGTGGTCTATTGCATTGTTCGTATTTTGTGTTTTATCTGGTCAATTATACCTCGATGGTGGGGGCTTATAAGATGAACCGGGTGCGGGAGGACATTACGGATGAGGATCGACAGGCGGATTCCCGCGGGGAATCTCCCGACCCCGGCTTAGGGATGCAACGCCTGCATGTGTGGCTTTACGGGTGGCAGGATCGTTCTGTCGAAATGCTGGACGGGGTCAGTCAGAAACTGGCGGAGGTTACAAAGAAGGCGGGCGATCAAAAAAACTGGTATCTGGACAAGCGGTTTTTGGCCTGGGTCAGTCCGTTGTGCTTATGCACCAATAATATGATCCTTGTGGTGTTTTCCTTGCTGGATCGGTTGGAGACGGGGTTATGGGTGGTTCTCATCCTGGGAAACGCTTATCTGCTGGCTATTCAGTTCTGGAAAATCAGGCATCACCCGTTTAAAACTTCATGA
- a CDS encoding LON peptidase substrate-binding domain-containing protein → METENNSTEHKDLIPLFPLPATVFYPNTRLPLHIFEPRYRQMIADALEGKQKIGMVLLQPGWEESYYAAPPIASVGCVGEIENHVLLEEGKYNMVLKGLNRFRIVQEFDGKLYRRAKIEPLQEINDQVLDASNNPAKEKLIEHCYRYLRLLPSGERFKKDLQLDDCKTLSHLVDQLAYRLNLTVEQKQKLLEEQNVLRRVDAIHSAIKIKVDLMNLSRMQIRPDTDFNLN, encoded by the coding sequence ATGGAAACCGAAAATAACTCGACAGAGCACAAGGACCTTATTCCCCTGTTTCCTCTGCCTGCAACTGTATTTTATCCAAATACCCGTTTACCGCTGCATATTTTTGAGCCCCGCTACCGTCAGATGATTGCCGATGCCCTGGAAGGCAAACAAAAAATCGGCATGGTTCTCCTGCAACCGGGATGGGAGGAAAGTTATTATGCCGCACCCCCCATTGCTTCCGTAGGTTGTGTCGGAGAAATCGAAAACCACGTGCTCCTGGAAGAAGGAAAATACAATATGGTCCTCAAGGGACTGAATCGGTTTCGGATCGTGCAGGAGTTTGATGGGAAACTCTATCGCCGGGCAAAAATTGAACCCCTGCAAGAAATCAACGACCAGGTTCTGGATGCCTCCAACAATCCGGCAAAGGAAAAATTGATAGAACATTGCTATCGATACCTGCGCCTGCTGCCCTCTGGGGAAAGATTTAAAAAAGACCTGCAATTGGATGACTGCAAAACCCTGAGCCATCTGGTCGACCAATTGGCTTACCGGTTGAACCTGACCGTGGAGCAAAAACAAAAACTACTTGAAGAACAGAACGTCCTCCGCCGGGTCGATGCCATTCATTCGGCAATAAAAATTAAAGTCGACTTGATGAACCTCTCCAGAATGCAAATAAGGCCGGACACCGATTTCAATCTGAATTGA
- a CDS encoding radical SAM protein, whose product MTATQSISHSIENNPVVRPLKVLLVYPSTTDVALANLGFQRVHALLNQIDGVDCDRFSLPVGWRPEIESLKPQELLSHEWGFKPEEFDMIAFSISFEPDYLHTAALLKYFNIPLEREQRGSRHPLILAGGSAVFINPEPLADIVDVFFIGEGEGLAQQFFKLYVDNEWQDSRELLLEAARQPGIYVPQFYQPQYESGEFAGFLTDSSVPARIERHWTEKTEELCTHSEIHNEVSTFKDMALMEVTRGCIWACRFCTAGFIYRPPRLPDLNLTYRSLENALEKAGSVASTIGLVGPSVTDHPDLISLAKKITEQGKKLSFSSLRMETLNDELVDLILQSGQKTLTVAVDGPSERMRDVINKAATDEFIIEKCRFLTEKGILHLKIYSIIGLPGEEDQDIDDFITLVQNVMAAYVSACSKRGNIGNVTIGLSPLVPKPGTPFQWHPMERVASLKKKFLKVRKALGKIPHLKTSFGSPNEAYLQTYLSRGDRRLVDFFKYYLAHNHDSKAALNQFRERVDAAVYRQFERDDCLPWDIVDHGYFNKFLWQDYQRGLRQKHTPVCETATCKICGIC is encoded by the coding sequence ATGACTGCGACCCAGAGTATCTCTCATTCTATAGAAAATAATCCAGTGGTGCGACCCTTGAAGGTGCTTCTGGTGTATCCGAGCACTACGGATGTCGCGTTGGCCAACCTGGGGTTTCAGAGGGTCCACGCCCTTTTAAACCAGATCGACGGCGTCGATTGCGATCGCTTCAGTCTGCCTGTCGGCTGGCGCCCGGAGATTGAAAGCCTGAAACCGCAGGAATTGCTGTCGCATGAATGGGGTTTTAAGCCCGAAGAGTTCGACATGATCGCCTTCTCGATCTCCTTTGAGCCGGATTATCTGCATACCGCCGCCCTGTTGAAATATTTTAACATCCCGCTGGAGCGCGAGCAGAGAGGGTCTCGCCATCCCCTGATCCTGGCTGGAGGATCGGCAGTTTTTATCAATCCCGAACCGTTGGCCGATATTGTCGATGTCTTTTTTATCGGCGAGGGTGAAGGTCTTGCGCAACAATTTTTTAAACTTTATGTAGATAATGAATGGCAGGATTCCCGCGAATTGCTCTTGGAGGCCGCGCGTCAGCCTGGAATTTATGTTCCCCAGTTTTATCAGCCGCAGTACGAAAGTGGCGAATTTGCCGGGTTTTTAACTGATTCGTCGGTGCCTGCACGGATTGAGAGGCATTGGACGGAAAAAACCGAGGAGTTGTGCACCCATTCCGAAATCCACAATGAGGTATCGACCTTCAAGGATATGGCCCTGATGGAAGTGACTCGTGGATGCATCTGGGCCTGTCGCTTCTGTACGGCGGGTTTTATTTATCGTCCGCCCCGGTTGCCCGACTTGAACCTCACTTACCGATCGTTGGAGAATGCTCTGGAAAAAGCCGGAAGTGTGGCCTCGACAATTGGCTTAGTGGGGCCTTCCGTGACCGATCATCCCGATTTGATCTCTCTCGCCAAGAAGATCACAGAGCAGGGAAAAAAGCTTTCCTTTTCCTCACTGCGGATGGAAACGCTGAATGACGAACTGGTGGACTTGATTCTCCAAAGCGGGCAGAAAACGTTGACGGTGGCGGTCGATGGCCCCTCAGAGCGCATGCGCGATGTGATCAATAAAGCCGCCACAGATGAATTCATCATTGAAAAATGCCGGTTCCTGACGGAGAAAGGAATTCTGCATTTAAAAATTTATTCCATTATCGGTTTGCCGGGCGAAGAAGATCAGGATATTGACGATTTCATCACCTTGGTGCAAAACGTCATGGCCGCCTATGTGAGCGCTTGTAGCAAGCGCGGTAACATCGGCAATGTGACCATCGGTCTCAGCCCTCTGGTTCCCAAGCCGGGCACGCCGTTTCAATGGCACCCGATGGAACGGGTGGCAAGCCTGAAGAAAAAATTTCTTAAAGTTCGCAAGGCGCTGGGGAAAATCCCTCATCTCAAGACGAGCTTTGGTTCGCCTAATGAGGCTTATCTGCAAACCTATCTTTCGCGTGGCGACCGCCGTCTTGTGGATTTCTTCAAGTATTACCTGGCGCACAACCACGATTCCAAGGCCGCCTTGAATCAATTCCGTGAACGTGTGGATGCGGCCGTTTACCGTCAATTTGAACGCGATGATTGCCTGCCCTGGGACATCGTCGATCACGGATATTTCAATAAATTTCTCTGGCAGGATTACCAGAGAGGACTGCGGCAAAAACACACTCCTGTCTGCGAAACCGCCACCTGCAAAATCTGCGGGATTTGTTGA
- a CDS encoding tetratricopeptide repeat protein codes for MSLIADSLKKAVKEKSVPRWDPSQEVNLVGKRDHLKHPGLWLVFRIGLLIILPTAILVYLIATGVFDFNKRQISKTSDFRAPSLPEEAKAPSSVPLKSLNEKSLQAPAPAQKQVVKEPPVLEKKAAPPEAPHSQEKIETVTKKILPSYPPKKKKETVVSSPSPVLKPEISEAPKTPVKLTEKKVATVVPPEAPATGLGEGAVVPEVLPALNAVEGEKPQPEIAKIPETPLKSAGEEAVRVSPPEPLAQPLVEMPPVLKGKAEVPEVPSAPKPVEEKIPQPEIAQKPEISSKAAKEPFLEEIQSSLSPTIPAIVSVEKVEKRPNLNIEVQKDKRQVASLPSPVLTPEIIRTDPSIQDNVFQNSDFYFNRAIFFQQAKDWQKALDNYVKAEKLDPNNPDTYNNKGVIYKELREYDKALDEFLRAIFLDPNYAKAYNNIGVVYFMQKNYAEGVRNYLKAIDLNPSNLEAFNNLAIIYKKQKDLEKARAVLNRALAMDPDHPGTNYNLAVLYEENKEITPALHYYRRFIELGRISYPALVIQVKTHVETLKPQ; via the coding sequence GTGAGTCTGATCGCTGACAGCCTTAAAAAGGCCGTTAAAGAAAAATCTGTCCCTCGATGGGACCCCAGCCAGGAAGTCAACCTGGTAGGGAAAAGAGATCATTTGAAACATCCCGGCCTCTGGTTGGTTTTTCGAATCGGTCTGTTAATCATTCTTCCAACCGCAATTTTAGTGTATCTGATTGCCACCGGTGTGTTTGATTTTAATAAGCGGCAAATTTCCAAAACATCCGATTTCAGGGCACCCTCTTTGCCGGAGGAAGCCAAAGCTCCATCCAGTGTCCCTCTCAAAAGTCTCAATGAGAAAAGTTTGCAGGCTCCGGCGCCTGCACAAAAGCAGGTGGTGAAAGAGCCGCCCGTTCTGGAGAAAAAGGCGGCCCCTCCTGAGGCGCCCCATTCTCAAGAGAAAATCGAAACCGTTACTAAAAAGATTCTGCCTTCCTACCCTCCAAAGAAAAAAAAGGAAACGGTGGTTTCTTCACCTTCTCCCGTATTGAAACCCGAAATTTCTGAGGCTCCCAAGACCCCTGTGAAGTTAACGGAGAAAAAAGTTGCGACCGTTGTGCCTCCTGAGGCTCCAGCAACAGGGTTGGGTGAAGGGGCGGTGGTTCCTGAGGTTCTCCCGGCGCTGAACGCCGTAGAGGGGGAAAAACCGCAACCTGAAATTGCGAAAATACCGGAAACTCCTTTAAAATCTGCCGGAGAAGAGGCGGTCAGAGTTTCTCCGCCAGAGCCTCTAGCGCAACCGTTGGTCGAGATGCCTCCGGTTTTGAAGGGAAAGGCGGAGGTTCCCGAAGTGCCTTCGGCACCGAAACCCGTTGAGGAAAAAATCCCGCAACCGGAAATTGCACAAAAACCAGAAATTTCATCCAAAGCTGCGAAAGAACCGTTCCTGGAGGAAATCCAATCGTCGCTCAGTCCCACGATACCTGCAATAGTTTCCGTCGAGAAAGTGGAGAAACGCCCCAACCTGAACATTGAAGTACAAAAAGATAAACGGCAAGTTGCTTCTTTACCTTCTCCCGTGTTGACACCTGAAATAATCAGAACCGACCCGTCAATTCAAGACAACGTTTTTCAAAACAGCGATTTTTATTTCAACCGAGCCATCTTTTTCCAACAGGCCAAAGACTGGCAAAAAGCTCTGGATAATTACGTAAAAGCAGAAAAACTGGACCCAAACAACCCTGATACTTACAACAACAAAGGGGTCATTTATAAAGAATTGAGAGAGTACGATAAGGCGCTTGATGAATTTCTCAGGGCGATCTTCCTCGACCCCAATTATGCCAAGGCTTACAACAACATCGGCGTTGTCTATTTCATGCAAAAAAATTATGCAGAAGGAGTCAGGAACTACCTGAAGGCAATCGACCTCAATCCCAGCAATTTAGAAGCGTTCAACAATCTTGCGATTATCTATAAAAAGCAGAAGGACTTGGAAAAGGCCAGGGCGGTATTAAACAGGGCTCTTGCCATGGACCCGGATCACCCCGGCACCAATTATAACCTGGCTGTGCTTTATGAAGAGAATAAAGAGATCACCCCGGCCCTGCACTATTACCGGCGGTTTATCGAACTGGGGCGCATCAGTTACCCTGCCCTCGTTATCCAGGTGAAAACGCATGTGGAAACCCTGAAGCCACAGTAG
- a CDS encoding AAA family ATPase — protein sequence MYENFYRFNEKPFSLTPDPRFLFLSKHHQGALDHMLYGISQREGFMAIVGDVGTGKTTLCRCLLDRLDNNIQVALILNPMLSDMDLLRTCVHDLEVKPISVFSEKMVSGNPSLEVDFSEEVDMNWVNRASKKELLDALNTFLLEQHRAGGSTVLIIDEAQNLPLDVMEQLRILSNLETEKEKLLQIIFVGQLELNDKLKSPELKQLNQRISIRYEIRPLSPEETVRYINHRLLVAGAGSRVSFKSSAVKEIFKYSQGYPRLINLVCDRALLSGYNDQVDIIDRPQVNQGIKSLLGEDEKNYYREHFIRFRLPVIVSALFFLAGLAFFVFAQMGIDWRSEFRHLKTKLGMAQSLSKKEIPLRRGSSDLESEAPMAARDQQGVLGNKAADSEKTPALEPTQTDGTEEVGNYRIQLYSLQEVSEAKEEVRKLREEGYKAYWKKAVTGDQAWYMVYVGPYKEAPSARIHVDALKFSGRNPILLSVSKSP from the coding sequence ATGTACGAAAACTTTTATCGATTTAATGAAAAGCCCTTCAGTCTGACCCCGGACCCCAGGTTTCTCTTTTTGAGCAAACACCATCAGGGAGCCCTCGACCATATGCTCTATGGGATCAGCCAACGGGAAGGTTTTATGGCTATCGTCGGCGATGTGGGGACGGGTAAAACCACCCTTTGCCGTTGTTTGCTGGACAGGCTCGATAATAATATTCAGGTGGCTCTCATTCTCAACCCCATGCTTTCGGACATGGATTTGTTGAGAACCTGTGTTCACGACCTGGAAGTAAAGCCAATATCGGTGTTTTCTGAAAAAATGGTTTCTGGGAATCCTTCCCTGGAGGTGGATTTCAGCGAAGAAGTCGATATGAACTGGGTCAACCGTGCTTCTAAAAAGGAACTGCTCGATGCTTTGAACACCTTCCTCCTGGAACAGCACCGGGCCGGAGGCTCTACGGTTTTGATTATTGACGAAGCCCAGAATCTGCCTCTGGATGTGATGGAACAACTGCGGATTTTATCGAATTTGGAAACGGAAAAAGAGAAGCTCCTGCAAATTATTTTTGTGGGACAACTGGAACTGAATGACAAATTAAAGTCTCCAGAATTGAAGCAACTCAATCAGCGCATATCCATACGATATGAAATCAGGCCCCTGTCGCCGGAAGAAACGGTTCGCTACATCAACCATCGGTTGTTAGTGGCCGGAGCGGGTTCCCGTGTGTCCTTCAAGTCGTCGGCGGTCAAGGAAATTTTTAAATACTCCCAGGGTTACCCCCGGTTGATCAACCTGGTGTGCGACCGCGCGCTTCTCAGCGGATACAACGATCAGGTGGATATTATTGATCGGCCTCAGGTCAATCAGGGAATCAAGAGCCTTTTGGGAGAAGACGAGAAGAATTATTACCGTGAACATTTTATCCGGTTTCGTTTGCCGGTGATTGTATCCGCTTTATTTTTTCTTGCCGGCCTGGCATTTTTTGTTTTTGCCCAGATGGGAATCGACTGGAGATCCGAATTCAGACATCTCAAAACCAAACTTGGGATGGCGCAATCTCTGTCCAAAAAGGAAATACCTCTCAGGAGGGGTTCTTCGGATTTGGAGAGCGAGGCTCCAATGGCGGCGAGGGATCAACAGGGGGTGCTTGGAAATAAAGCGGCAGATTCTGAGAAAACTCCAGCGCTGGAACCGACCCAAACCGATGGAACGGAAGAGGTCGGGAACTACCGGATTCAGCTTTATTCTTTACAGGAAGTGTCTGAAGCCAAAGAAGAAGTGCGAAAACTCAGAGAAGAAGGTTATAAGGCCTATTGGAAAAAGGCGGTGACGGGAGATCAGGCCTGGTATATGGTCTATGTCGGACCCTATAAAGAAGCCCCGTCGGCCAGGATTCATGTGGACGCGTTAAAATTTTCAGGGCGGAATCCGATTCTTTTATCCGTTTCCAAGTCCCCTTAA
- a CDS encoding glutathione S-transferase N-terminal domain-containing protein has protein sequence MIKLYNIDGCGYCAMVRTVLEELKLQYEKIDVPWPQFQRQEVYQVSGQYTVPVLIDGEKTFDDEYEIIDYLKQTYSVKSPQK, from the coding sequence ATGATTAAACTATACAACATTGATGGCTGTGGTTATTGCGCCATGGTCAGAACAGTTCTTGAGGAACTGAAGCTGCAGTACGAAAAAATAGATGTTCCCTGGCCTCAATTCCAGCGGCAGGAAGTCTACCAGGTTTCCGGTCAGTACACGGTTCCTGTGCTCATTGATGGCGAGAAAACTTTTGACGACGAGTATGAAATCATCGACTATTTGAAGCAAACTTATTCGGTCAAATCACCACAAAAATAA